TAATTGATATACGTTTTTAAACTCAATACAACTGAAACATTTGAATAAATGTATAACCTTTTTTTCATTATTGCTACATATTTGTCAGCAAAATATTCTTTTGATCATTGACAGAATAGCTAATATTTTAGGATGTTCAAAGAATAGTACCATATAGTTTTCAAGTATACAAAGAAGGAACAGTAAATGACTGAGCGTCTTTGGGAAGTAAGTGGAGGCATATTCTATAGAAAAGTGAACTAATAAAGAGGAAAATCCCATTCTTGCATTTGCAAATACAGCTATTTATTTTAATgtgaaaaatgtaaatataaagaataaaaagaaagcTCTTTTTATTCTACCACATTTATAATGGTTACAAGAGCTCTGTTTAAAGAGCTGACAAATAGAAATACAGTTATTAACGTGTACGGCTGTAAATTCCTATGCTGACTTTTGAtgttattaataggaatattagTCTGGGAATAATAGTAAATGGGAGCTTTTCAATCCCTTTTTTCACATGATTTTTGTATTTCCAACATGGAACCCAAAATTtggctttcatgatttaggtataacatacaatttaaacaacttttcagtttacttctattattaaacaaatgtcattctcttggtatcatttgttgaataagttctttgctgctcctaagcttacctagataaacctttcagcaaaggataacaagagaaggaagcaaataaaataaaataagtaaattggaaagttatttaaaatagtatgttctgcctaaatcatgactgtctaattatgactttactgtccctttaagtacctgctTGTATATATAAAGGCTGCCATTGCTAAGTGTCAGTAACTGTGTCTATTTTCAAATAACTATACAACTTGCAGTAAACGTCGGAGCTTCATGTATGTGCGTAATTTAATGTATATTAATTGGAGCTATTTTAAAGATGTCCTATAGAAAAATGAAAGTGCAGTCTCAATATCCTGTCTTACTTCACTCTAAATAGCCTGAGTAGCATTTAGGGCTTAGATAACTGCGGCTCAGTCATTTTACTGTTACTATGTTAACAGTTTAAAATCGAGTGCTTTTGAGTTCCTTTGCGTGATTGTCTATTTTAAAACCATTTATCATTTCCTTCTCTTTAAACTCCTCCTCTCCACACAGAGGTTCAACGGAAATTTCTACTTCAGCGTTTGTGTTCAAGTCATTGCTTCTATACCATACTTGCGAGGATTTTCCTTTCGCCATCGCTCTGTGGTTTTCTTCACTGTACGGTATCAGTTCCTGGCTACAGCATAAGTTGGCATCACATTTTGCAGAGATACAAGGAGCATTGCATTTTAGGGTGTTATCCTTCTCATCTACAAACTCAGCTTGAAGGGTGACAGCATGAATTCCTGCCACGTGGAAGATTTTTCGTATCTTACGGTCAGCATCATGGTAACTAGGTAAATCTTGAAACTTGACGTGAAGGGTTGCAATGCTCTTGCCACTTGCAAGTTCCCAGATATGAATCTCATGAACACTTTTAACTCCAGGTACTGCAGCTAAATTTATGCCTAGAATACAAAAATATGTTTgcatgtaatacataaaaaagtGTTTAAAGGCTGTATCACATTTAATGGGACATCGAAGTCAAAAGAAAACGTGATTCAgaccctatctatcaagctccgtattgagcttgaagccccgtgtaaataccgctgctccataacctgtctgcatgctctgagatcgccgcaattcaacctgatccaatacgattgggttgattgacacccccctgctagcggccgtgaatttgcagggggcgccGTTACACCAGCACTTCACAAGAGCTgaagtgcaatgctgaatgcggagcgcgtattgctctccgcattcagcgaggtctgtcggacatgatccgaaatgtcggatcatgtccgacaggcctttcataaataggccccagagtgtGTAACTTAAAACAATGTCCTATTTTGCGCCAATCTAtctgagcatactgaggtagactcagaaatgtgcatgtgtcttaagTATTAAACATTACACATTGTTTCAAAAAtgacacattaaatattattaaacattgTTAAAAAGATTGTGTCCAGTGCTGGTACCATATAGTGGTTAAGACACATGTAAGCCCCCAAAGCCTACGTCAGTATGCTCTCATTGAAGGGAGCTAAGTTTCAGTAAACACCAATAGaaagtaatacattttatattggaagtaaatttatttattttttcaatttgacGACAATCTATAtaaatcataagtttaattttaacttttttgacCCTTAAACAAACTGGGGGAAAAACCCACATGAATCAAGTACTAGTGAAATAAATCATTCCAatgtgttatatatacagtatatatatatatacactttgatcTGATGAAATGGACGATTTGTCTCTGCAACGTCATCCAGTAAAAGCTGACACTGTTTGACAGAAATTTCTGAGAGTGCATCCTTATTTTGTAAAGTTCCTCATAATAATACTGTTTCTATCAAACAATGTAGActtcctttttccattttttttaataataaataaaaattcttaCCGATTTCTCCTACATCAACTCCTTTGGGCACCATTTGAAGCAAAATGGTTGCAGTTTCTTTGATAAGGGGAAAGGCAGAGATTAAAATAATAGCCACCATTACGATAGTGAGACTGGGGTCAATATAGCATTGCCAGTTACATGGCTCTTCCTCTTTTAAAGGACGCACGTAAAATATGACAGCAGCTACTACCACTACTACTGACCCCAGTGCGTCCCCCATTACATGAAGCAAGACACCTGCAAAGAAAGGACAACAATGTCAGATTCAGTGGAGTCAGCCATTCAAAAATATATCCCTCTACAGAAGCCGTCCTCCATTTTAACAGAACCCTGCATCTTGCCACATATATGTCCCTTATATATAACTGAAGCCTTGTCTACTCCAGCAACAAGTCTGTTTGGCTCCCACCCATAAGGCAAGTGGCAGAAGCTGTTTGGCCAttaaaaactattgcagcaaacaagttgtTAATTTGTTCTTGataagtatgttaatttattcaaaagcaaacaaaaagtcttGTTTAATCATGAGGCGttttatgtcaatttaaagggacatggaagtgatgcagtaaagggatagaaaagttaaattaaaatgtgcatggggggcatttcaattttaaatagaagcatttctgcaatatatttccattagcaaaaatacttctagtaaaaagtGATTTCTGTTTtccagagacatacacacatatgctgcgatAGTCAGTACACCAGTATTACAGCTGAGAGagctggcatacacacatatgctgcgatAGTCAGTACACTAGTATTCCAGCTGAGAGAgctggcatacgcacatatgctgtgagagtcAGTACACCAGTATTCCAGCTGAGAGagctggcatacacacatatgctgcgatAGTCAGTACACCAGTATTCCAGCTGAGAGAgctggcatacgcacatatgctgtgagagtcAGTACACCAGTATTACAGCTGAGAGagctggcatacacacatatgctgtgagagtcAGTACACCAGTATTCCAGCTGAGAGagctggcatacacacatatgctgtgagagtcAGTACACCAGTATTACAGCTGAGAGagctggcatacacacatatgctgtgagagtcAGTACACCAGTATTCCAGCTGAGAGAGCTGGCATACACTCATATGCTGTGAGAGTCAGTACACCAGTATTACAGCTGAGAGagctggcatacacacatatgctgtgagagtcAGTACACCAGTATTACAGCTGAGAGagctggcatacacacatatgctgcgatAGTCAGTACACCAGTATTACAGCTGAGAGagctggcatacacacatatgctgtgagagtcAGTACACCAGTATTACAGCTGAGAGagctggcatacacacatatgctgtgaggatcAGTACACCAGTATTACAGCTGAGAGAGCTGGCATACACTCATATGCTGTGAGAGTCAGTACACCAGTATTACAGCTGAGAGAGttggcatacgcacatattctgtgagggtCAGTACACCAGTATTCCAGCTGAGAGAgctggcatacacacatatactgtgaggGTCAGTACACCAGTATTCCAGCTGAGAGAGCTGGCATACACACATTGCTGTGAGAGTCAGTACACCAGTATTCCAGCTGAGAGagctggcatacacacatatgctgtgagagtcAGTACACCAATATTCCAGCTGAGAGagctggcatacacacatatgctgtgagggtcatTACACCAGTATTCCAGCTGAGAGAGCTGGCATACACACATTGCTGTGAGGGTCAGTACACCAGTATTCCAGCTGAGAGAGCTGGCATACACACATTGCTGTGAGAGTCAGTACACCAGTATTATAGCTGAGAGAGCTGGCTGTGGTGTGTATTATGCCTATAAAGACTTAATTTAAccggcactcacagcatatgcgcgtatgctgcagaaaaatagcaataacttttactagaagcatatttgctaatggaagtatattgcaaaaaaagcttctatttaaaattgaaatgcacctatgcacatttcccttttgacatttctatccctttcaAGTACAATCCATCACGTCATGTACATGCAattctgctattaaagggacatgaaacccacatgtttttctttcatgatttagctagtacatacaattttaaaaatttcaagtttacttctattatcaaatttggtatcatttgttgaagaagcagcaatgcacgactggtttctaacttaacacatgggtgagtcaatgacaatcagtatatgtatgcaaccaccaatcagcagctagaacctaggttatttgctgctcctgagcttacctaaataaaccttacagcaaaggataacaaaaaatgaagcaaattaaataatagaagtaaattggaaagttttttttaaaaagtgtatgttttatctaaatcatgaatgtctaattataactttactgtccctttaaaaagtgtgTGCTGTGTTTTTTGCATAATGATAAATATCCTTGTAGCTGCTGGTGATAACGTCATTGTGCCAAGGAGGGCTTTGGATAATAAATAATCATAGGCTACACAGCCATACAGCCCTAGTCATTAGGGCATAGCTCTTTAGTCTCCCCCATGGCAACAAGCACCCTGGAGCATTCTCCTATGACTCAGGCCACAAAGACTCTAATTGGCTGTTTAAGCCATCTGGCAACAAGAAGTATAGGAAGATAGCCTGAAGATGCAGAGTAAAGGAGGATTTGCATCTAAATTCtgcatatatattttcttatttatagggtcatgaaacacaaaaaaatcatTTCATTTCACTTTACTTCTGATATCTAATTttgttccttctcttggtattctttaataaataaaatatccttaggtaggctcaggaacagcaattcactactgggacctaactgctgattggtggctgcgcttatatgcctcttgtgattggctcatccaatatgttcagctagctcccagtagtgtgttgctgctcgttcaacaaatgataacaagagaatggagcaacTTTGGtattagaagtaacttggaaagttgtttaaaatactctgctccatctgaatcataaaataaatatgttaagcTTGATGTTCCTTTAAAGACAGCTTTCCGCTATACTGGAAGTGATGCTTTACAGACTCATTTACAGCTATCCCTGATTTGTCATAATCAAGGGAGAAAAGACAAACATACTCACCAGGGTTTATTACTGGTTTGCAAAACTCTGCACATTATGATAAAAAAGTGATAGTTTCATAagagtttaaacatttatttaatgtgGTTCTTTTCAAattcagcacttaaagggacagtctacactagaattgttattgtttaaaaagatagataacgtctttactacccatttattagcttttcacaacaggagactgctagttcatgtgggccatatagataacaatgtgttcacactcgaggagttatttaagagttagcacaacacagtactgaatgcaagtcaatagataaaagaagatgcttagatacaaggtaatcacagaggtaaaaattatattaagataactgttttggttatgaaaaactgggaaatgggtaataaagggattatctatcttttaaaacaataaaaattctattgtactCTGTCCCTTGAAATGTACTACGGATATATAAAAGAGTTGGCTTTAATATCCATCTAGATGCGACCTTATGATGCCAGCCTATGCACTATATGCACTATATGATGCCAGCCTATGCACTATATGCACTATATGATGCCTTATGATGCCAGCCTATCCACTATATCATACAATGCATCATCCTAAAAATGGATTAATACTGCAGGAGTTTTAAAGAAGCAGCAGGTGCCCAATCAAAGACATTGCAATAATACAGGCCTAAAAAATctaaatgttcttaaagggacatgaaacaaaaaaaatcttctttaatgatttagatagagcatacactttaataaaatgtgttattaaatgtactttgttgttCTGGAATCCTTTTTGGAAGGGCActtttctggagcactttatgtcCGCAGTTTTAATAATGTCATACAGTTTTGAGAACTAGAGGGCAGCAATGATTTCACTACTAATAACTGACATATTGCACTTCAGAAACATgcccgctacctacctaggtatgctgttttaaaacaaaaccagaGAGCCTTACCTCTTATGTTTAATGTTGACGCCTTCTTCTCATCCTTCTTGATTTCTTCATCCTCTGAATCCTCTGAGATGCTCAAAGTGTCACCTGTAGCCAAAGAAGAAACCTTGTGTTGTGTATAAGttctacaaacaaaagaaatagcaGGTTTTCGTAATCAGCATGTGTGTGACAAGAAAAGTCATGAATCTGAAAATCTGAGCCCAAGTTGCTTTCAGCTCTTTAATCAGAAATGGACTTTGTCAGAGAGCTAAAAATTAGAGCAAAAGTGATCTGATTAGATAATGACACTTATTCAGCAGATATTGTTTCACTTGCTTTCAATAAATAAAGCGTTATCTAAAAATGATCTTTTACGAGAACTTTAGCAAAAATTGGCAAAAACAGGAACAAGAAAATAGCATTTAATTTCTactaagagagaaaaaaagatgGTAATAGGAAATGAGATAAACAGAAAAATAGAAACGAATAAAGACAGAAAGAAAACAGGGAACTGTATAGCTACATCGGTGCatatttagattaaagggatagtctagtcaaaattaaactttcatgattcagatagaacatgcaaagttttctaatttactgctattatcaatttttcttcgttctcttctaatctttatttgaaaaagcaataatgtaagcttaggagccagacaatttttggttcagaacctgggtagcgcttgttgtttggtgtcaaaatgtagccaccaatcagcaagagctacccaggttcagaaccaaaaatgggccggctcctaagctttcattcaaataaagataccaagagaaccgagaaaaattgataataggagtaaattagaaagttgcttaaaattgcatgctctatctgaatcatgaaagtttgattttgactagactatccctttaaggtagcacATAATGTTTTAATCCCCCAATAACTAGTTGATGAGCAGGACATTATCCAGGGTTCACATTCATATTCACATAAGGTGAGATGCCAGAAGACTTGCTTTCAGGCATCCATATAAAATTAACCCACAGTTGTGGAGATTGGTAGGAATGGTTAGAAGAAGATGAACCATTGAGATTTAGCTCTGTGGTCAACGCTTCTTACCAACAAATGCTATGATCAAGAACCACCCACACATGTCTATTACTAGCTACTATTTCTTAAAGAACTTGATTTCCTCTGGAGCTATATGTTTACAAATGTTACTTCATAAGATCATATAGCTTCTAGATGAACTCAAAAATATTCTGATACCCCTTAAAAAATAACCGAAAGGCACCTGCTTCGTTGGTTTCCTGGCTCCTCTGGTGGTCATCTCTCTTGTAGGGTGTGATAGTTAGGTTAGGATCAGACTGGTCCTTGCTGTTCTGTTGTTTGCCTGACTTTGAACATGCTTTGCAGAATCGTATACAGGCACCATAGTCCTGGAAGACCAGTAGTCCTATAATGTTGACAAGTAACCCCAGAGCACCCACAATCAGTACTAGTCTTGCATCGTCCATTTTCTCAGGCTTGGCTAGTCGTAGCACAGAGTCCACCAGAATGGTAAAACATAGAGCGGTCAGGAACACTGCATTACATAGAGCACCAACCACCTCAGCACGAGTGTAGCCATAGGTGGCCTGGGGTCCCCTACTCTGACGTCTTGAGATACGGGAGGCCGTGATGCCCACACACAGGGAAATCAAATCAGACAACATGTTGAATGAGTCTGAGATCAAAGCTATGGCGTTACCAATATAACCGGTCACCAACTCAACTACAAAGAAGACCACAGTGAGGACCAGCATAAAGATCAGACGGCAGGTTTTGCCAGTGTAGCGACCCATGGCTTTAGAATAATTGATGGACCCTTATGACCTGGACAATGTCTGACCTTTCAGTTGAATTCTGTGGGGATTTAATTACACTGTAACTTGTGAGAATGGACTTGGTTGATCTTCTGGTGAGATCAGTTCTAGTCTCTAATGTTAGGTCAAGCCTGATGTTTCAGTGTCCCAGAAAATGAGGTTGGGTCTGGGCCCCAAAGGGTACTGTCAGGACTTGGGTTTTTGTGCAAATAATGAGACaaggtctgggtttcctaaaagtGGGGCCAGGTCTGTGATCTCAATGGGTGAAGCCAGGTCTGGGGCCTCTGTGTAATAAGTCAGCTCTGTGTGCAATGGGTACAGCATGTAATGTCTGAGAGTTGTGTAACAATGGCAGGAGTCAGTCAGTGTAGGTAAGTTCTGGTTCTTGTGGTCACTATTAGATAACCCGGTGCGATGTCAGAGCAATATCGTATACAGCGTGTAGAGGCAGCAACACCTCTATATAGTGTTACAGTGCTGACTCGGTCTTGCTTCTTGGTTGTATTTTTTCTTTGGAATTCTGTCTGGATAAACTGGTTTACTGCAGTAACACCAGGTCAGTACATAAAGCTGGAGCAGTTCTTGCAGTATAGGAGATCCGAGCAGAACCAACTTTATACACTGATGGACCTTGCTGACCTGAGGTGCGGGAGATCTGGTGACTTATCGTGGTGTCCTGTGGGCTGAGCAGTGCGGGATCAGTACCGTGATGTCAATGTCCTGTTGGATGAGCAGGGCAGGATCGGTACCGTGATGTCCCTGTCCTGTTGGCTGAGCTGCAGTGTGGGATCGGTACCTGATGTCCTTGTCCTGTTGGCTGAGCAGGTGTCCCCGTTCTCTGTAGAAGGAGCTCTGTTGCAGCCCTTCTGTATTTATAAGCTCCCAGATAAACACATGTGCTCACTCAGCACTATCTCCCCGCCCAGCCCTTATACAGACTCTCCTTTTTTCCATTATCCCGGCACGTACACAATGTGACAATGACATAAGCAAGATACCAATGGGACAGGTTGTGCCCGGGCTCCTCCTACTGTCAGGACCGGACCAGCTGATACCAGCCAGGGGCTAGTGAAGAGCAATGGGGGTGGGTGCACTGCTTGATGGCTGTGTAGTGGGGTAGATATAGCATTACCCATTTCTGTTTAGTTTACCCACTTGTTTAAGAATGATATCTGCTTCTCTGCCAGAGAGTGTTGTGCAATTGTGTGTTACTAAATCATTGTTATTCTAGCTACTTAATATAATGCAAACATGGGGATTTCACAGAGTGCACTTTCTTCTACAGCCTGGTAAATATATACATTATGATCAAAATTATCAAAATGTCACTTACAAAGTTTACACCGTTATAGGATTGTGTACTTTATCTTCTGGCAAGAAGAAAATAAGTTAAATAGCTGTAGAAGTCTTGTGCAATAAGTGTGCAGATATGTGTTATTGGGTcaacgtatgtatatatatgtgtgtgtgtgtgtatatgtgtgagtgtgcgcATAGGTGTGTATTTGtgcgtgtgagagagtgtgtgcatatgtgtgtgtatgtctgtgtgtatgtgtgtgcatgtgtgtgagagagtgtgtgtatttgtgtgtgtgcgtgtgagtgtgcatatgtgtgtatttgtgtgtgtgagagtgtgtgtgcatatgtgtgtgcatgtgtaagtgtgtgtgtgcatgtttgtgtgagacagtgtatttgtgtgtatgtgggtgcatatgtgtgtatttgtgtgtgtgaga
This genomic stretch from Bombina bombina isolate aBomBom1 chromosome 4, aBomBom1.pri, whole genome shotgun sequence harbors:
- the SLC30A10 gene encoding zinc transporter 10 encodes the protein MGRYTGKTCRLIFMLVLTVVFFVVELVTGYIGNAIALISDSFNMLSDLISLCVGITASRISRRQSRGPQATYGYTRAEVVGALCNAVFLTALCFTILVDSVLRLAKPEKMDDARLVLIVGALGLLVNIIGLLVFQDYGACIRFCKACSKSGKQQNSKDQSDPNLTITPYKRDDHQRSQETNEAGDTLSISEDSEDEEIKKDEKKASTLNIRGVLLHVMGDALGSVVVVVAAVIFYVRPLKEEEPCNWQCYIDPSLTIVMVAIILISAFPLIKETATILLQMVPKGVDVGEIGINLAAVPGVKSVHEIHIWELASGKSIATLHVKFQDLPSYHDADRKIRKIFHVAGIHAVTLQAEFVDEKDNTLKCNAPCISAKCDANLCCSQELIPYSEENHRAMAKGKSSQVWYRSNDLNTNAEVEISVEPLCGEEEFKEKEMINGFKIDNHAKELKSTRF